catgcttTGTGCGTTGGTGCTGAACTGGGTTGGTGGAGAGGTAAACTGCACTGATATTGTCACAATAAACAATGGTGGTTCGGCGAAGAGGGCAGCGAAGCTCACCAAGAAGCTGCCGTAGCCAGCAAGCTTCAGCGACGCCATTGGCCACGGCGCGATACTCGGCCTCAGCACTCGAGCGGGACACCGTTGCCTGACGCTTGGAAGACCAGGACACAAGATTATCCCCAAGAAACACGGCATACCCGGAGGTAGAGCGACGAGTATCTGGGCAtccagcccaatcagcatcGGAGTAAACTGTGAGGTCCAGTGGTGCACTCTGGGAGAGAAGAAGGCCGAGGTCATGACTGCCTTGTAAGTACCGTAGGATCCGCTTCATAGCTGCAAGGTGATGCTCTCTGGGGTCGTGCATAAACAGGCACACTTGCTGAACAGCAAAGGCAATATCTGGACGAGtaaaggtgaggtactgcaaggcaccaGCAATGCTGCAGTAGTGGGTGGGATCAGTCACAGACGTACCATCAGCAGACAACTTGGAGTGAGTATCCACGGGAGTGCTGCACGGCTTGCAGTCACGCATGCCCGCCCTGTCCAGAATATCCAATAAATACTGACGCTGAGAGAGGAATAAACCATCTGCACGACGCTCAACAGAAACACCCAAAAAATGATGAAGTGGACCCATGTCAGTCATAGAGAATTCCTGGCAAAGAGCGGAGATTATCTGCTGAAGGAAACTCTGTGAcgaagctgtgagcacaatatcatcaacataaagtaGGAGATAAGCCACCTCGGTGCCGCGGTGATAAATAAAGAGTGAGGCATCAGACTTGCCCTCCACAAAGCCAAGAGAGGTGATATAGGATGCAAATCGATTTCGCCAAgcacgaggagcctgcttcaaacCGTATAAGGAGCGGTTGAGTCTGCAGACATGATCCGGCCGCGAAGAATCAACAAACCCGGAGGGCTGTGCACAGTACACTGTCTCTGTCAAGGTGCCatgaagaaatgcattcttGACATCAAGCTGGTGCATAGGCCAAGACCGGGAGAGAGCCAAACTGAGAACCACACGGATGGTAGCAGGCTTCACaaccgggctgaaggtctcgTCATAATCAATCCCAGGGCGTTGAGTAAAACCACGGAGGACCCAACGAGCCTTGTAGCGATCAAAAGTACCATCTGACAAGAACTTATGGCGAAAAACCCATTTACCAGTGACAATGTTGACGCCAGGAGGGCAAGGCACCAAGGTCCAGGTGTCGTTGGACTGGAGGGCGTCGAACTCGGACTGCATGGCGGCACGCCAGTGCGGGTCAGCAAGAGCCGATCGGCATGACACTGGTAGCGGAGAGAGAGCGGCTGCACTGAGGTTGAGACGATCAACTGGCTGTGCGAAACCGGACTTGCCCCGTGTACGCATGCTGTGGGCGTTGGAGACCGGCTCGATGGCAACCGGAGCAGTAGCGGTGGTGCGTCGTGTACCGCTGGCAGCAGCCTGCGAGGCAGGGGCAGCGGTacgggacgggtccggggcaCCGCTGGCAACAACCTGAGACGAACCGTCAGCAGGGGCAGCAGTACTAGACCGGTCGCcgaggggagggggcgacgtGCGTGCCCCTCCGAGCTGTGGCGGCGAGGTGCCACTAGCCCGAGGTGGCTCAGGCGGATCAGCCACAGCGGCGCCCAAGGTACCTGCACGAACAACACTAGACCCAGGGGGCAAAGTGGTGTAGTCATCATCGCTCAAAAAAGTTAGAGTACCAGGATCAGGGGGTGTGGTGGACATGTCCGCGAAGGGGAACGATGACTCGTCGAACACAACATGGCGAGAAATGATGATCCTATTTGAGTGAAGATCAAGGCACCTATACCCTTTGTGATCCGCGGAGTAACCAAGGAAGACACATAGGGATGAGCGAGGAGAGAGTTTGTGGGGAGCTGTGGATGATAGGTTAGGGTAACAGGCACATCCAAAAACACGAAGATGATCGTAGGTTGGAGGCGTGCCATGGAGAGCGAAGAAGGGAGTGCGGCTGTCTAGTGTCTTAGTGGGGTGACGGTTAAGAAGATAGGTGGCGGTGTGTAAAGTGTCAGCCCAGTAAGAGGGAGGTAGACTAGCTTGAAAAAGGAGAGAGCGAACGATGTTGTTGATGGTGCGAAGGATGCGTTCAGCTCTACCATTTTGTTGTGAGGTGTAGGGACACGACATGCGAAGAATGGCGCCATGGGTGAGGAGGAACGTGCGGGTCAAAGAGTGATCAAACTCACGGCCATTgtcgcactggacggccttGATGGAGGCGCCAAATTGCGTGCGTGCATAAGCGAAAAAATTGGACAGGACCCCAAACGTCTCAGATTTGAGACGAAGGGGAAAAGTCCAAGCGAAATGGGTGCAGTCATCAAGAATAACAAGATAATATTTATAACCCGATGCACTAACAATAGGTGACGTCCAAAGATCACAGTGAATTAAATCGAAAGGTTTCGACGCACGACTGTTTGACATGCTGAAAGGAAGGCGTACATGGCGACCTAATTGACAGGCATGACATAGAGGTTCAGCAGTGCTTTTATTACACTGGATAGCTTTGGAGGTAACTAGTTTGGAGAGAGCATTTTGGCCAAGATGACCGAGACGACGGTGCCAGAGGGTGTTGGAGGCAGCGGTGGCTGTGAGGGCGGTGATGCTGGTGGCCGGTGGAAGAAACGGGTATAGATCACCCGAACTATTGCACCTGGCGATCACGCTCCGAGTTtgaagatccttcacagaaaGGCCGAATGGGTCAAACTCAATGGAACAGTTATTATCAGTGGTAAAGCGACGAACGGAAATCAAATTCTTAATAATGCCAGGACTGACTAAAACATTAGAAAGAATAAGAGGCCGATGTGGCGTGATAAAAGAGGAGGACCCGGTGGAGGTAACGGGAAGAAGGGCGCCGTTACCGACGATGATAGAAGGAGGacaggaggaggaaggaggatggGAGAAGGTGAGTATACCAGTGTTATTTGCCATGTGTGATCCAGCCCCCGAGTCGACGTACCACTCAGCTTGAGAGGGCGGCGGAGTGAGGGACATGGTGCTGAAATTGTCGATCAGCGACTGCTGGTTCCACGATCCGCCGGCCATCGGTGTCCAGGAGGACTGCTGCTGCGACGGTGCAGCAGGGTAGGACGCCATGGGCGTGGTCGCACCCCCGTAGTTGAAGCTGGGAGGGGCGCCGTATGTGCCGTGGTGCGGCATGTAGGACCCCGGCGACGGCGTGTAGTAGGGTTGCGGGATGGCGGTGAACGCTGCTGGATGCTGGAACGGCGAGGGTGGTGGGCGGAACGCAGACCCGGAGGGAGCGCCGGCGTTGTAGGGGTGAGGCCACAGCTGCACGGTGCCCGTCCACGGGTTGGGAATgggggcgagcggcggtgggGGACCGGGACGAAGCCCGCCCTGCCCGCCGGTGGCGCCCTGACCGCTGGTGGCGCCCGGACCGCCATGTCCGCCCTGATGAGGGGCGGCGTTCTTGCCGTTGCGACCGCGGCGGCGGTTGTTGTTGCGCTGGCCGCCGCCTTGCGCCCCGCCGGAGGGAGCACCTGAGCCGCCGGAGGAGCCGCCAGATGACGGCGCGACGTAGAGGGCAGGCGGGACATCATCAGCGGTGGTGTCGTTGATGTCGAGCTCCTCGAGAAGAAGATGGGTGCGGGCCTGATCAAACGTTGGGAAGGGGCGCTGCAGCCTGAGGTTGGACACCATCGGCTTGAACTTTCCGTTCAGCCCACGGAGCAAGGTCAGCACCAAGCTCCGGTCGCCAACGGGGTCACCGAACTCGGCGAGGGCGCTCGCCATAGTCTCCAGCCGCCGGCAATAGTCTGTGATGGAGAGGGCGCCTTGCTTGAACGACCGGAACTCCGCGGAGAGGACGAGAGCGCGCGACTCCCGCTGGCCGAGGAACTCGTTGTCGAGGACGGCCCAAGCGACGCGAGCGGAGGGATCCCGGAGCATGACCTGCTGCTGCAGATCGGCGGTGATGGTGCCGTAGATCCACGTGAGAACAGTGCAGTCCATTTGCACCCACGCAGATCGCTCCGGGTAGGCGGCGTCGGAGAGGACGTGGTCGGTGAGGGCGTACTTCCCGAGGATGACGAGGAATAGTTTCCGCCAGCGATCGTAGTTGTTGGCGGCACGATCAAGGGTGATGGGGATCAGCACCTTGATGTTGACAACGGCGATGGCTTGGGCGTGGACGGCGGCGTGCTTGGCCTCGAGGGCGTCGAGGGCAGCCTCGCGATCGGCGGCAGCCTTGGCGGCGGCCTCGCGCTGGAGACGCTCGGCGTCagcggcgcgctcgcgctcgatGCGCTGGGCGTCGTCTTCAGGAGGGGCCATGGCACGCGGGGTAGAGGAAGGCCAGCGAGAGGACTCGGCGACGGCAGGGAGGGCCGGCGAGAGATCTCAGCGGCGGCGGTTGCGGAATTAGCGGAAGCGGAGAGGTCGTGGAAACGAACCGTCTCGTGATACCATGAGAGTAGATTAGGGTAATACCCGCATAACCTTGATTAGTGACAAACAGTGTGTACATATAGTCCACATGGGGAGCCGGCATCGGCAGGCCCATGGGCCTTTGGCTTACATTCTAACACTGATGACGGCCGGTTAAGCGGGGGTTTGTTAAGTTTGTTATTAGGGTAGATAGAAAATCTCGATTTTGCCGGTTTGTTATAGGGTGGTGAGTCGTCGACGGGAAGGTCGTTTCACTTGTTAGGACTGACGACGAGTCCAGTCTTTTTTTTTATGAGACGAAAGTTATAGTGTTACCAGAATCAACGCGTAAACTCATTTTCGGCCCTGTCCCCTCGATGAGCCGGCCCATGGCCAGTAACCTCTACTTACAGCgagtttttcatttttatatttaaaaaaaattaaaaatatatgccaaataggaaaattttaaaaaacgGGGCCTGTCCCCCagtcgcccatccagttggcgacaggacctaTATGTAACGctcagggcgcattaaacaatgaacttgtaaaattgatataaaattggaaaaaaatcagaaaaatacaaactcaactgttctggattctatgaaacaagatctacaacttttgttacataaaattttcatttgatcaatgtatcttgctttATTTcaaataccagtttaatgcacttttatttaaatctcaagattcatcctttggatgcataccatctttggccagagtgttgcatgtGGTGAGTATAGGCTTGTgtaaaattggtaggcccaaaAAAACAATTCTAgcataagtttttaaatttgatcttgcaatatatcaagtttaaatgagttatttatccatgctgctatactgagttttaggagccataacttttacagtagtcttattttatttcctaagagctatagaaaaagtttggtaaattttaggtAAGCACAACtggaccaaatgaattatgactaaggtaaatgcactaaatcaagaaaaatagttcttgtacctagaaaaatctgaaataattcatttggtctagttgtgcttatctaaaatttaccaaacttttttatagctcttagaaaataaaataatggtaatgtaaaagttatggcttttAAAACTCAGTATACCAGCATGGacaaataacccatttaaactagacatattgcaagatctaatttaaaaacttattctagaaatgttttctgggtcTACCAATTTTGCACAAGGCTATGCTCACCATAttcaacactctggccaaagatggcatgcatccaaaggatggatcttgagatttaaataaaagtgcattaaactggtatttaaaatagagaaagatacattgatcaaatgaaaaacattatgtaacaaaagttgtatatcttgtttcatagaatcaagaacagttgagtttgtattttgccgatttttctacgattttatatcgattttataagttcactgtttaatgcacCCTGGGCGCCAAGatctaaatataattttttttacatttaggtcctgtcgccaactggatgggcgacaggcacccatttttgaaaaattccatattcggcatatatttttgaaattttgtttttttaaatataaaaatgaaaaactcGCCTACTTACACGCACCAGGGTCATAGACGATCCAGACGTACTGGGCCGAAAACTGCACGATGGGCCTTTTCCAGTTGCTCTCAAGAACGGCGTGTGATTACTGGAAATAATCCAGGTCGAG
This sequence is a window from Panicum virgatum strain AP13 chromosome 7K, P.virgatum_v5, whole genome shotgun sequence. Protein-coding genes within it:
- the LOC120640107 gene encoding uncharacterized protein LOC120640107, with protein sequence MAPPEDDAQRIERERAADAERLQREAAAKAAADREAALDALEAKHAAVHAQAIAVVNIKVLIPITLDRAANNYDRWRKLFLVILGKYALTDHVLSDAAYPERSAWVQMDCTVLTWIYGTITADLQQQVMLRDPSARVAWAVLDNEFLGQRESRALVLSAEFRSFKQGALSITDYCRRLETMASALAEFGDPVGDRSLVLTLLRGLNGKFKPMVSNLRLQRPFPTFDQARTHLLLEELDINDTTADDVPPALYVAPSSGGSSGGSGAPSGGAQGGGQRNNNRRRGRNGKNAAPHQGGHGGPGATSGQGATGGQGGLRPGPPPPLAPIPNPWTGTVQLWPHPYNAGAPSGSAFRPPPSPFQHPAAFTAIPQPYYTPSPGSYMPHHGTYGAPPSFNYGGATTPMASYPAAPSQQQSSWTPMAGGSWNQQSLIDNFSTMSLTPPPSQAEWYVDSGAGSHMANNTGILTFSHPPSSSCPPSIIVGNGALLPVTSTGSSSFITPHRPLILSNVLVSPGIIKNLISVRRFTTDNNCSIEFDPFGLSVKDLQTRSVIARCNSSGDLYPFLPPATSITALTATAASNTLWHRRLGHLGQNALSKLVTSKAIQCNKSTAEPLCHACQLGRHVRLPFSMSNSRASKPFDLIHCDLWTSPIVSASGYKYYLVILDDCTHFAWTFPLRLKSETFGVLSNFFAYARTQFGASIKAVQCDNGREFDHSLTRTFLLTHGAILRMSCPYTSQQNGRAERILRTINNIVRSLLFQASLPPSYWADTLHTATYLLNRHPTKTLDSRTPFFALHGTPPTYDHLRVFGCACYPNLSSTAPHKLSPRSSLCVFLGYSADHKGYLGRRCG